The following coding sequences lie in one Streptomyces albofaciens JCM 4342 genomic window:
- a CDS encoding ABC transporter ATP-binding protein has product MNNGNFGANVIDVTGLRRRYGPSEGSRKNKKGGAGYEAVRGIDFSVARGELFALLGTNGAGKTSTVELLEGLAAPTGGKVRVLGHDPYAERARIRPRVGMMLQEGGFPSDLTAAEAVRMWAGTTSGARPVDEALEMVGLTGRRDVRIKMLSGGERRRLDLAMATLGRPEVLFLDEPTTGLDTEARHRTWELIRELRAEGTTVVLTTHYLEEAEGLADRLAIMHRGRIATTGTVAEVVASHPAQISFELPDGLLAGDLPPFPELGVDGHETVGRTVRLFTSDLQRAATGVLLWARDKGIALQGLDARSASLEEAFLRIAKGLEDK; this is encoded by the coding sequence ATGAACAACGGGAACTTCGGCGCGAACGTGATTGACGTCACGGGCCTGCGCAGGCGGTACGGGCCGTCCGAGGGCAGCCGCAAGAACAAGAAGGGCGGCGCGGGCTACGAGGCGGTGCGGGGCATAGATTTCTCCGTCGCCCGCGGCGAGCTGTTCGCCCTCCTCGGGACCAACGGGGCGGGCAAGACCTCCACCGTCGAGCTGCTCGAAGGACTGGCCGCGCCGACCGGCGGCAAGGTCCGCGTGCTGGGCCACGACCCGTATGCGGAGCGGGCCCGGATCCGGCCGCGGGTCGGCATGATGCTCCAGGAGGGCGGCTTCCCCTCGGACCTGACGGCGGCCGAGGCCGTACGGATGTGGGCGGGCACCACCAGCGGCGCCCGGCCGGTCGACGAGGCGCTGGAGATGGTCGGGCTGACCGGGCGCCGGGACGTCCGGATCAAGATGCTCTCCGGCGGTGAGCGGCGGCGGCTGGACCTGGCCATGGCGACGCTGGGGCGGCCCGAGGTGCTGTTCCTCGACGAGCCGACCACCGGCCTGGACACCGAAGCCCGCCACAGGACCTGGGAGTTGATACGGGAGCTGCGGGCGGAGGGCACGACCGTCGTGCTGACCACCCACTACCTGGAAGAGGCCGAGGGACTGGCCGACCGCCTCGCGATCATGCACCGGGGCCGGATAGCCACGACCGGAACCGTCGCGGAGGTGGTGGCCAGCCATCCCGCGCAGATCTCCTTCGAGCTGCCCGACGGCCTGCTGGCCGGCGATCTGCCGCCGTTCCCGGAACTGGGCGTCGACGGACACGAGACGGTGGGCCGCACGGTCCGGCTGTTCACCTCCGACCTGCAGCGGGCCGCGACCGGCGTGCTGCTGTGGGCACGGGACAAGGGCATCGCACTTCAAGGGCTGGACGCCCGCTCGGCGTCACTGGAGGAGGCGTTCCTCCGGATCGCCAAGGGTTTGGAGGACAAGTGA
- the purS gene encoding phosphoribosylformylglycinamidine synthase subunit PurS produces the protein MARVVVDVMLKPEILDPQGQAVQRALPRLGFEGIRDVRQGKRFELEVEGPVDDAALARIHEMAETFLANTVIEDFTVHVEDRAGS, from the coding sequence GTGGCACGCGTCGTAGTCGACGTCATGCTCAAGCCGGAGATCCTCGACCCGCAGGGCCAGGCGGTGCAGCGTGCACTGCCACGCCTGGGATTCGAGGGGATCCGCGACGTCCGTCAGGGCAAGCGTTTCGAACTTGAGGTGGAGGGCCCGGTCGACGACGCCGCCCTCGCCCGTATCCACGAGATGGCCGAGACCTTCCTCGCGAACACGGTCATCGAAGACTTCACCGTCCATGTAGAAGACCGGGCCGGATCATGA
- a CDS encoding TetR/AcrR family transcriptional regulator, which translates to MDEEMGLRERKKLQTERRVWRTAVELFLERGFEKVSVQQIADAADVSKMTVFNYYGSKEDLVLKPMEHHAGDAARAVRDRGRGESAVEAVCRQFVEMLERRDPSVGLCDQAEVLSIRRLIVETPALLLRAYANRLHGLQQLAEVLEEEAGGDRVDAQVAAGQLMAARNALINENHRRLLAGESADAVYPDAVAAAHRAFELVGRGLGDYAARSAE; encoded by the coding sequence ATGGACGAGGAGATGGGGCTGCGCGAGCGGAAGAAACTGCAGACCGAGCGGCGCGTATGGCGGACCGCCGTCGAACTGTTCCTGGAGCGGGGCTTCGAGAAGGTCTCCGTGCAGCAGATCGCCGATGCCGCGGATGTCTCCAAGATGACCGTCTTCAACTACTACGGCTCCAAGGAGGACCTGGTCCTCAAGCCGATGGAGCACCACGCCGGGGACGCGGCCCGGGCCGTCCGCGACCGCGGGCGGGGCGAGTCCGCCGTCGAGGCGGTCTGCCGCCAGTTCGTCGAGATGCTGGAGCGGCGGGATCCGTCCGTCGGCCTGTGCGACCAGGCGGAGGTGCTCAGCATCCGCCGGCTGATCGTGGAGACCCCCGCCCTGCTGCTTCGCGCGTACGCCAACCGGCTGCACGGCCTCCAGCAGCTCGCCGAGGTGCTGGAGGAGGAGGCCGGCGGCGACCGGGTGGACGCCCAGGTCGCCGCGGGCCAGTTGATGGCCGCCCGCAACGCGCTCATCAACGAGAACCACCGCAGGCTGCTGGCCGGTGAGTCCGCGGACGCCGTGTATCCGGACGCGGTCGCCGCCGCGCACCGCGCCTTCGAGCTGGTGGGGCGCGGTTTGGGGGACTACGCCGCGCGCTCCGCCGAGTAG
- a CDS encoding response regulator transcription factor — MRVLLADDEHLIRGALAALLALEDDLQVVAEAGSGPEALAMALAHRPDVAVLDLQMPGADGVAVATSLRSRLPGCRTMIVTSHGRPGHLKRALEAGVRGFVPKTVSAQRLAEIIRSVHAGNRYVDPELAADAISAGDSPLTVREAEVLEYAENGAPVAEIAERAALSPGTVRNYLSSATAKLSAENRHAAARIARARGWL; from the coding sequence CTGCGCGTCCTCCTCGCCGACGACGAGCACCTGATCCGGGGGGCGCTGGCCGCGCTCCTCGCCCTGGAAGACGATCTCCAGGTGGTGGCCGAGGCCGGGTCGGGGCCGGAGGCGCTGGCGATGGCGCTGGCCCACCGGCCCGACGTGGCCGTACTGGATCTTCAGATGCCGGGGGCGGACGGTGTGGCGGTGGCCACATCCCTGCGCAGTCGGCTGCCCGGCTGCCGGACCATGATCGTGACCAGTCACGGGCGGCCCGGCCATCTGAAGCGGGCCCTGGAGGCGGGGGTGCGGGGGTTCGTGCCGAAGACCGTCTCGGCACAGCGGCTGGCCGAGATCATCCGCTCGGTGCACGCCGGAAACCGTTACGTGGACCCGGAGTTGGCGGCCGACGCCATCAGCGCCGGGGACTCGCCGCTGACCGTACGGGAGGCGGAGGTACTGGAGTACGCGGAGAACGGCGCGCCCGTCGCGGAGATCGCGGAGCGGGCCGCGCTGTCGCCGGGGACGGTGCGCAACTACCTCTCCTCGGCCACCGCGAAGCTCTCCGCCGAGAACCGTCACGCGGCAGCGCGCATCGCCCGCGCGCGAGGTTGGCTATAG
- a CDS encoding sensor histidine kinase, whose protein sequence is MEPVFHEQLRRLRGRGRVAQVFLWARWTLYLMPWLMLIGWLVGPLVATTSSAHVSVVPTVPVMVLGLVQCGVYVPGVRRGLSHYVYGTPAPWRLIAASAGLAAASVASVTVLVATAKLPANAQVWSTLMLFPSLPVSCLLSLVIKKRWQALVYVVVTALTMTAMGLAGVPLVFLAGLPITLAFSALFAALSCRSWGWILAAMRELDEAKGAQARLAVAEERLRFARDMHDVVGRNLAVIALKSELAVRLAHKGRPEAADQMAEVQQLAQDSQREVRDVVRAYREADLDVELAGARAVLQAAGVQCLMDQEDSAGLPQQVQSVLAWVVREGTTNVLRHANASTCWLTLRVTSDGAPGGGRTRGAQPVRAAAGDPAARPAPAVVFTMENDGVVPEAVRRSAGSGIAGLRERLAALDGTLLVGPRPDGRFWLRAHVPLEEDQVVEGDAPGIAASGRPARA, encoded by the coding sequence GTGGAACCGGTGTTCCACGAGCAGCTGCGCAGATTGCGGGGGCGGGGCAGGGTCGCGCAGGTGTTTCTGTGGGCACGGTGGACGCTGTATCTGATGCCGTGGCTGATGCTCATCGGCTGGCTGGTCGGGCCACTCGTCGCCACGACGTCCTCGGCACACGTTTCCGTGGTCCCGACGGTTCCGGTCATGGTGCTGGGGCTGGTGCAGTGCGGTGTCTACGTCCCCGGCGTGCGGCGCGGGCTCTCGCACTACGTGTACGGCACTCCCGCGCCGTGGCGGCTGATCGCCGCGTCGGCGGGCCTGGCGGCCGCGTCGGTGGCCTCGGTCACGGTCCTGGTCGCGACCGCGAAGCTGCCGGCGAACGCTCAGGTCTGGTCCACGCTGATGCTGTTCCCCAGCCTGCCGGTCAGCTGCCTGCTCTCCCTCGTGATCAAGAAGCGCTGGCAGGCGCTGGTGTACGTCGTCGTCACGGCGCTGACCATGACGGCGATGGGCCTCGCGGGCGTCCCGCTCGTGTTCTTGGCGGGACTGCCGATCACCCTCGCCTTCTCCGCTCTCTTCGCCGCGCTGTCGTGCCGCAGTTGGGGCTGGATCCTCGCCGCGATGCGGGAGCTGGACGAGGCCAAGGGCGCGCAGGCACGGCTCGCCGTCGCCGAGGAGCGGCTGCGGTTCGCGCGGGACATGCACGATGTCGTCGGCCGGAACCTCGCCGTGATCGCGCTCAAGAGCGAGCTGGCGGTGCGGCTGGCGCACAAGGGCCGGCCGGAGGCCGCCGACCAGATGGCGGAGGTGCAGCAGCTGGCCCAGGACTCCCAGCGGGAGGTGCGGGACGTGGTCCGCGCCTACCGGGAGGCGGACCTGGACGTGGAGCTGGCCGGGGCGCGGGCGGTGCTCCAGGCGGCCGGGGTGCAGTGCCTGATGGATCAGGAGGACAGTGCCGGGCTGCCGCAGCAGGTGCAGTCGGTCCTGGCCTGGGTCGTACGGGAAGGCACCACGAACGTGCTGCGCCACGCGAACGCGTCCACGTGCTGGCTGACGCTGCGGGTGACGTCCGACGGCGCGCCCGGCGGCGGCCGGACGCGCGGCGCGCAGCCGGTACGGGCGGCAGCCGGGGACCCGGCGGCCCGGCCCGCACCGGCGGTGGTCTTCACGATGGAGAACGACGGCGTCGTACCGGAAGCGGTCCGGCGGAGCGCCGGCAGCGGCATCGCCGGCCTGCGGGAACGCCTCGCCGCCCTGGACGGCACGTTGCTCGTCGGCCCCCGCCCCGACGGACGGTTCTGGCTACGGGCCCACGTCCCGCTGGAGGAGGATCAGGTGGTGGAGGGGGACGCGCCCGGGATCGCCGCGAGCGGACGGCCTGCTCGGGCGTAG
- a CDS encoding ABC transporter permease — protein sequence MSATDIETRPAAAARTGARDRLTALARAELTLLGRNKTTLFMALLMPLIMAFAMHRAVAEMPLEKSGLSVGTALLPGTIGFVLIFAVYGTVTGALVTRREELVLKRLRCGELTDREILVGTALPTVLIGLAQCVLLVICGGLALKVDLPRAPHLLLLGVLLGMVIVVAMAAASTAITKSAEAASLTTLPFVFVSMACSGMVAPLEIFPDRVAAVLELLPLSPVMGLVRDGWLGEGDLIDTLKRLVIALVWAGIAVFAVRRWFRWEPRH from the coding sequence GTGAGCGCCACCGACATCGAGACGAGGCCCGCGGCGGCCGCCCGTACGGGCGCGCGCGACCGGCTGACGGCCCTGGCCCGTGCGGAACTGACCCTGCTGGGCCGTAACAAGACCACCTTGTTCATGGCCCTGCTGATGCCCCTGATCATGGCCTTCGCCATGCACCGGGCGGTCGCCGAGATGCCGCTGGAGAAGAGCGGCCTGTCGGTCGGCACGGCCCTGCTGCCGGGGACCATCGGCTTCGTGCTGATCTTCGCGGTGTACGGCACGGTCACCGGCGCGCTGGTCACGCGGCGCGAGGAACTGGTGCTCAAGCGGCTGCGCTGCGGCGAGCTGACGGACCGGGAGATCTTGGTGGGGACGGCCCTGCCGACGGTGCTCATCGGACTGGCGCAGTGCGTCCTGCTGGTGATCTGCGGCGGACTGGCCCTGAAGGTGGATCTGCCCCGGGCCCCGCACCTGTTGCTGCTGGGGGTGCTCCTCGGCATGGTGATCGTGGTCGCGATGGCCGCGGCCTCCACGGCCATCACCAAGAGCGCCGAGGCGGCCTCGCTGACCACGCTGCCGTTCGTCTTCGTCTCCATGGCCTGCTCCGGCATGGTCGCACCGCTGGAGATCTTCCCCGACCGGGTTGCCGCGGTCCTGGAACTGCTGCCCCTGTCGCCGGTGATGGGTCTGGTACGGGACGGCTGGCTCGGCGAGGGCGACCTCATCGATACGCTGAAGCGGCTGGTCATCGCGTTGGTCTGGGCCGGTATCGCGGTGTTTGCTGTACGTCGGTGGTTCCGCTGGGAGCCACGGCACTGA
- a CDS encoding maleylpyruvate isomerase family mycothiol-dependent enzyme, whose amino-acid sequence MPSASRPSGRSRARSYDSAKTRAAVVAQFGHVRVAVERLTPEQFALPTRLGDWTVRELVAHLAMAVEQVPAALAKPAPPAQEVTLASWPSATRALAGKVDEIARATAAEAAPADLMDRAAARYAEAVPMASDDRLLAARIGAMRLADFLVVRCVELVVHTDDLAAATGLEIPYDRQALATATRLLADALAAKAPGGSVEVRVPPFAVVQCVEGPRHTRGTPPNVVETDPLTWLRLATGRTTWPTAVGEAAVSASGERADLAPYLPLMG is encoded by the coding sequence ATGCCCAGTGCCAGCAGGCCCTCCGGCCGGTCCCGCGCCCGCAGTTACGACTCCGCCAAGACCCGCGCCGCGGTCGTCGCGCAGTTCGGTCATGTACGCGTCGCCGTGGAGCGGCTGACCCCCGAGCAGTTCGCGCTGCCCACCCGCCTCGGCGACTGGACGGTCCGCGAACTGGTCGCCCATCTGGCCATGGCCGTCGAGCAGGTCCCGGCAGCCCTGGCGAAGCCCGCGCCGCCCGCCCAGGAGGTCACCCTCGCCTCCTGGCCGTCCGCGACCCGCGCGCTGGCCGGGAAGGTCGACGAGATCGCCCGCGCGACGGCGGCCGAGGCCGCACCGGCGGACCTCATGGACCGCGCCGCGGCCCGCTACGCCGAAGCCGTCCCCATGGCCTCCGACGACCGGCTGCTGGCCGCCCGGATCGGCGCCATGCGGCTGGCCGACTTCCTGGTGGTCCGCTGCGTCGAACTGGTCGTGCACACCGACGACCTGGCCGCCGCCACCGGTCTGGAGATCCCGTACGACCGCCAGGCCCTGGCCACCGCCACCCGGCTGCTCGCCGACGCCCTCGCGGCCAAGGCGCCGGGCGGCTCGGTCGAGGTCCGGGTGCCGCCGTTCGCCGTCGTCCAGTGCGTCGAGGGCCCCCGGCACACCAGGGGCACACCGCCGAACGTCGTGGAAACCGACCCGCTCACCTGGCTGCGCCTGGCCACCGGCCGTACGACCTGGCCGACGGCGGTCGGGGAAGCGGCGGTGAGCGCCAGCGGCGAACGGGCCGACCTGGCACCGTACTTGCCCCTTATGGGCTGA
- a CDS encoding histone-like nucleoid-structuring protein Lsr2, which produces MAQRVVVTLSDDIEGGEAAETVTFGLDGKWYEIDLNPANAKKLRGVLAPFVEAGRKRSKSGKAYHHTSVTPDPAAVRAWARSHQMDVPPRGRIPKKVYEAFDAANS; this is translated from the coding sequence GTGGCGCAGCGCGTAGTAGTCACGCTCTCCGATGACATCGAAGGCGGAGAAGCCGCAGAGACGGTCACCTTCGGTTTGGACGGTAAGTGGTACGAGATCGACCTCAATCCCGCCAATGCGAAGAAACTGCGCGGCGTCCTCGCCCCGTTCGTGGAGGCCGGCCGCAAGCGGTCGAAGTCCGGCAAGGCGTACCACCACACCTCCGTGACGCCGGACCCCGCCGCGGTGCGCGCCTGGGCCCGCTCCCACCAGATGGACGTGCCCCCGCGCGGCCGGATCCCGAAGAAGGTCTATGAGGCCTTCGACGCCGCCAACAGCTGA
- the purQ gene encoding phosphoribosylformylglycinamidine synthase subunit PurQ, whose protein sequence is MTHPSPATTPAGGPSGRSNTRIGVITFPGTLDDRDTQRAVRLAGAEAVPLWHRDKDLKQVDAVVLPGGFSYGDYLRAGAISRFSPVMETVIEQARAGLPVLGICNGFQVLTETHLLPGAMLRNESLHFVCRDQKLRVENAGTAWTTDYTAGQEISVPLKNIDGRYVADERTLDMLEAEGRVAFRYLTGGDTADGYGNPNGSLRDIAGITNEAGNVVGLMPHPEHAVEPLIGTGRTDGLGFFTSILKKLVNA, encoded by the coding sequence ATGACCCACCCGTCGCCCGCCACCACCCCGGCCGGAGGCCCTTCGGGCCGCAGTAACACTCGCATCGGGGTCATCACCTTCCCCGGCACGCTCGACGACCGCGACACCCAGCGCGCCGTCCGGCTCGCCGGGGCCGAGGCGGTGCCGCTGTGGCACCGTGACAAGGACCTGAAGCAGGTCGACGCCGTGGTGCTGCCCGGCGGTTTCTCCTACGGCGACTACCTGCGGGCGGGCGCCATCTCGCGCTTCTCGCCGGTGATGGAGACCGTGATCGAACAGGCCAGGGCCGGGCTGCCGGTGCTGGGCATCTGCAACGGCTTCCAGGTCCTGACCGAGACCCACCTGCTGCCCGGCGCCATGCTGCGCAACGAGAGCCTCCACTTCGTCTGCCGTGACCAGAAGCTGCGGGTGGAGAACGCCGGCACCGCCTGGACCACCGACTACACGGCCGGCCAGGAGATCTCCGTACCGCTGAAGAACATCGACGGCCGGTACGTCGCCGACGAGCGCACGCTCGACATGCTGGAGGCCGAGGGCCGGGTCGCCTTCCGCTACCTGACCGGGGGCGACACCGCCGACGGCTACGGCAACCCCAACGGCTCGCTGCGCGACATCGCCGGCATCACCAACGAGGCGGGCAACGTCGTCGGCCTCATGCCGCATCCCGAGCACGCCGTCGAGCCGCTGATCGGCACCGGCCGGACGGACGGGCTCGGATTCTTCACCTCGATCCTGAAGAAATTGGTCAACGCATGA
- the purL gene encoding phosphoribosylformylglycinamidine synthase subunit PurL, giving the protein MTLDTVKHAAETPDTDQPWAELGLKQDEYERVREILGRRPTGAELAMYSVMWSEHCSYKSSKVHLRQFGQKVPENDAMLVGIGENAGVVDVGQGFAVTFKVESHNHPSYVEPYQGAATGVGGIVRDIIAMGARPVAVVDPLRFGAADHPDTKRVLPGVVAGIGGYGNCLGLPNIGGEVVFDACYQGNPLVNAGAIGVMRHEDIHLAKASGAGNKVILYGARTGGDGIGGASILASETFDDAKPSKRPAVQVGDPFQEKLLIECTLEAFAEKLVVGIQDLGAAGLSCATSELASNGSGGMRVELDDVPLRDSTLSPEEILMSESQERMCAVVEPDKVERFLAICEKWDVTATVIGEVTDGDRLEIFWHGEKIVDVDPKTVAHEGPVYERPYARPAWQDALQADDANKLARPANGAELREQVLKLVGSPNQASKSWITSQYDHFVQGNTVLAQPEDAGMIRIDAASGLGVAIATDGNGRYAKLDPYHGAQLALAESYRNVAATGAKPLAVSDCLNFGSPEDPAVMWQFAEAVRGLADGCLELGTPVTGGNVSLYNQTGEAAIHPTPVVAVLGVIDDVRRRTPVAFADEGHLIYLLGDTEEELGGSAWSQVVHDHLGGLPPKVDLGREKLLAEILISASRDGMIDAAHDLSDGGLVQALVESCLKGGKGARIVVPDGQDPFVLLFSESAGRAIVAVPRSEELRFTDMCGARGLPATRIGVIDGDALDVQDQFTISLSDLREAHEAAIPALFG; this is encoded by the coding sequence ATGACGCTCGACACGGTCAAGCACGCAGCCGAGACGCCGGACACCGACCAGCCGTGGGCCGAACTCGGCCTGAAGCAGGACGAGTACGAGCGCGTCCGCGAGATCCTGGGCCGCCGTCCCACCGGTGCGGAACTCGCGATGTACTCGGTGATGTGGTCGGAGCACTGCTCGTACAAGAGCAGCAAGGTCCATCTGCGACAGTTCGGGCAGAAGGTGCCCGAGAACGACGCGATGCTCGTGGGCATCGGCGAGAACGCCGGTGTCGTGGACGTGGGCCAGGGCTTCGCGGTCACCTTCAAGGTCGAGTCGCACAACCACCCCTCCTACGTCGAGCCGTACCAGGGCGCCGCCACCGGCGTCGGCGGGATCGTGCGCGACATCATCGCCATGGGCGCCCGCCCGGTCGCGGTGGTGGACCCGCTGCGCTTCGGCGCCGCCGACCACCCCGACACCAAGCGCGTCCTGCCGGGCGTGGTCGCGGGCATCGGCGGCTACGGCAACTGCCTGGGCCTGCCCAACATCGGCGGCGAGGTCGTCTTCGACGCCTGCTACCAGGGCAACCCGCTGGTCAACGCCGGTGCCATCGGCGTGATGCGGCACGAGGACATCCACCTGGCCAAGGCCTCCGGCGCGGGCAACAAGGTCATCCTCTACGGGGCCCGGACCGGCGGCGACGGCATCGGCGGCGCCTCCATCCTGGCCTCGGAGACCTTCGACGACGCAAAGCCGAGCAAGCGGCCCGCCGTCCAGGTCGGCGACCCCTTCCAGGAGAAGCTGCTCATCGAGTGCACCCTGGAGGCGTTCGCCGAGAAGCTGGTCGTCGGCATCCAGGACCTCGGCGCGGCCGGCCTGTCCTGCGCCACCAGCGAGCTGGCGTCCAACGGCTCCGGCGGCATGCGCGTGGAGCTGGACGACGTACCGCTGCGCGACTCGACGCTCTCGCCCGAGGAGATCCTCATGAGCGAGTCGCAGGAGCGCATGTGCGCCGTCGTGGAGCCGGACAAGGTCGAGCGGTTCCTGGCGATCTGCGAGAAGTGGGACGTCACCGCCACCGTCATCGGTGAGGTCACCGACGGCGACCGGCTGGAGATCTTCTGGCACGGCGAGAAGATCGTCGACGTCGACCCGAAGACGGTCGCGCACGAGGGCCCGGTCTACGAGCGGCCGTACGCCCGCCCCGCGTGGCAGGACGCGCTCCAGGCCGACGACGCGAACAAGCTGGCGCGCCCGGCGAACGGCGCGGAGCTGCGCGAGCAGGTCCTCAAGCTGGTCGGCTCGCCCAACCAGGCGTCCAAGTCCTGGATCACCAGCCAGTACGACCACTTCGTGCAGGGCAACACGGTGCTGGCGCAGCCGGAGGACGCCGGCATGATCCGCATCGACGCGGCCTCCGGCCTGGGCGTGGCCATCGCCACCGACGGCAACGGCCGGTACGCCAAGCTGGATCCGTACCACGGTGCGCAGCTGGCGCTGGCCGAGTCCTACCGCAACGTCGCGGCCACCGGTGCCAAGCCGCTGGCGGTCTCCGACTGCCTGAACTTCGGCTCGCCGGAGGACCCGGCGGTGATGTGGCAGTTCGCCGAGGCCGTCCGCGGCCTGGCCGACGGGTGCCTGGAGCTGGGCACGCCGGTCACCGGCGGCAACGTCTCGCTGTACAACCAGACCGGCGAGGCCGCCATCCACCCGACTCCCGTCGTCGCGGTCCTCGGTGTGATCGATGACGTGCGGCGCCGCACCCCGGTCGCGTTCGCCGACGAGGGCCACCTCATCTACCTCCTCGGTGACACCGAGGAGGAGCTGGGCGGGTCGGCCTGGTCGCAGGTCGTCCACGATCACCTGGGCGGCCTGCCGCCGAAGGTGGACCTGGGGCGGGAGAAGCTGCTGGCCGAGATCCTGATCTCGGCCTCCCGCGACGGCATGATCGACGCCGCGCACGACCTGTCCGACGGCGGTCTGGTGCAGGCGCTGGTCGAGTCGTGCCTCAAGGGCGGCAAGGGCGCCCGCATCGTCGTCCCGGACGGGCAGGACCCCTTCGTCCTGCTGTTCTCCGAGTCGGCGGGCCGCGCCATCGTCGCGGTGCCGCGCAGCGAGGAGCTGCGGTTCACCGACATGTGCGGCGCGCGGGGCCTGCCGGCCACCCGCATCGGCGTCATCGACGGCGACGCACTCGACGTCCAGGACCAGTTCACCATCTCGCTGAGCGACCTCAGGGAAGCTCACGAGGCGGCGATCCCGGCGCTGTTCGGCTGA
- a CDS encoding MFS transporter: MTPARLRVGLAVCLATMLLAVLDTNIVSAATVPIARELDPLHGVDRIPWLISAFSLAATAALPLYGKLCDSLGAKNVFLGAVATFLLGSALCGAAQSMEQLIAFRAVQGLGGGGLMSVTMVVIAQLKGAGRKGGRKGAGAGGLVAGAGMALGPVVGGLLADHADWRWIFYVNLPVGIAVLITSALVLRLPHHGERHRIDFLGAALAAAFSTALLLVTEWGGRDHGWGSPVILGLSGGAVALLALFLWRQATAAEPLLPLTMFRIPALRIGFAVQGLIGVAMMGSLVYVMIYLQLARGIAPTAASLFMIPVALGIAGSGLLTGRLAARGRPEKASVISGTACAAVATLLLSASDADTGLWAVRAELLLLGAGFGQTLGQLIVLVQQSAPRHQLGVATTGVRFFQTLGSSLGTAFFGTVLARVYADRGPGGSTSAIPTLKGEAHARAVDAFSASTGVVFLCSAGVLALALLLALRIRAEAPGTDAPGADAPTGAERKPVRPPDGAVARPREGTDHHTTGPARPDQARPEPAGLSRTAPGSPPRELP; this comes from the coding sequence ATGACACCGGCCCGGCTCCGCGTCGGCCTGGCCGTCTGCCTCGCGACGATGCTGCTCGCCGTCCTCGACACGAACATCGTCTCGGCCGCGACGGTCCCGATCGCCCGCGAGCTGGACCCGCTGCACGGCGTCGACCGCATCCCTTGGCTCATCAGCGCGTTCTCGCTGGCCGCCACCGCGGCGCTGCCCCTGTACGGAAAACTCTGCGACTCCCTGGGCGCCAAGAACGTCTTCCTCGGGGCCGTCGCCACCTTCCTGCTGGGCTCGGCGCTGTGCGGGGCCGCCCAGTCGATGGAGCAGCTCATCGCCTTCCGCGCGGTGCAGGGGCTGGGCGGCGGCGGGCTGATGAGCGTCACCATGGTCGTCATCGCCCAGCTCAAGGGGGCGGGCCGGAAGGGCGGGCGGAAGGGCGCCGGGGCAGGCGGGCTGGTCGCGGGGGCCGGCATGGCCCTGGGACCGGTGGTCGGCGGTCTGCTCGCCGACCACGCGGACTGGCGCTGGATCTTCTACGTCAACCTGCCGGTCGGCATCGCCGTGCTCATCACCTCCGCGCTCGTCCTCAGACTCCCGCACCACGGCGAGCGGCACCGCATCGACTTCCTCGGCGCGGCGCTGGCAGCGGCGTTCTCCACCGCACTGCTCCTGGTGACGGAGTGGGGCGGCCGGGACCACGGCTGGGGCTCACCGGTGATCCTCGGCCTGTCGGGCGGGGCCGTGGCGCTGCTCGCCCTGTTCCTGTGGCGGCAGGCCACCGCGGCCGAGCCGCTGCTCCCGCTGACGATGTTCCGCATCCCCGCCCTGCGTATCGGCTTCGCCGTACAGGGCCTGATCGGCGTGGCCATGATGGGCTCGCTGGTCTACGTGATGATCTATCTCCAGCTGGCCCGCGGCATCGCCCCCACCGCCGCGAGCCTCTTCATGATCCCGGTAGCGCTCGGCATAGCCGGCTCGGGCCTGCTGACGGGCAGGCTCGCCGCCCGCGGCCGGCCGGAGAAGGCGTCCGTGATCAGCGGTACGGCCTGCGCCGCCGTGGCCACCCTGCTGCTCTCGGCCAGTGACGCCGACACCGGGCTGTGGGCCGTACGGGCCGAACTCCTCCTGCTCGGCGCCGGGTTCGGCCAGACGCTGGGACAACTGATCGTGCTGGTGCAGCAGTCCGCGCCGCGCCACCAGCTCGGCGTGGCGACGACCGGCGTCCGCTTCTTCCAGACCCTCGGCAGCTCCCTGGGCACGGCCTTCTTCGGTACGGTGCTCGCCCGCGTCTACGCCGACCGCGGCCCCGGCGGCTCCACCAGCGCCATACCGACCCTGAAGGGCGAGGCCCACGCCCGGGCCGTGGACGCCTTCAGCGCGTCCACAGGAGTGGTCTTCCTCTGCTCGGCGGGGGTGCTGGCGCTGGCGCTGCTCCTGGCGCTGCGCATACGGGCTGAGGCGCCGGGGACTGACGCGCCGGGGGCAGATGCGCCGACAGGCGCCGAGCGGAAGCCCGTACGGCCGCCCGACGGCGCGGTGGCCCGCCCCCGGGAAGGGACGGACCACCACACGACCGGACCGGCCAGACCAGACCAGGCCCGACCGGAGCCGGCCGGACTCAGCCGAACAGCGCCGGGATCGCCGCCTCGTGAGCTTCCCTGA